From the Desulfovibrio sp. JY genome, one window contains:
- a CDS encoding NADH:flavin oxidoreductase encodes MGVFDPIVINGMRVKNRFVRSATAEGMAAPDGTVTDRLEAALKTLAIGGVGLVISGHAYVEKRGQAGIGQLGVHRPEMEAGVARLARAVHAHGGRFVVQLAHAGCRADPTLSGEPVVGPSPPATQDAPPCMAMSAEDLARFEAAFGAAAALCRDAGADGVQIHAAHGYGVSQFLSPRTNRRLGAYGGALANRARLLLETIGAIRGRIGNGYPVLVKINSEDFIEGGMTAEEGRQVVSWLEAAGADAVELSGGTLDSGKLAPVRPGKLAIPDGEAYYREQAAALKAQGIGIPLILVGGIRSLETAEGIVASGTADMVALSRPLIREPGLIARWESGDAAPSACVSDNACFVPLRRGEGVSCLTEIREKRRRAS; translated from the coding sequence ATGGGCGTTTTCGATCCCATCGTGATCAACGGCATGCGGGTCAAGAACCGTTTCGTGCGTTCGGCCACGGCCGAGGGCATGGCCGCTCCCGACGGCACGGTCACGGACAGGCTCGAGGCGGCGCTCAAAACCCTGGCCATCGGCGGGGTGGGGCTCGTCATCTCGGGCCATGCCTACGTGGAGAAGCGGGGACAGGCCGGCATCGGCCAGCTTGGCGTCCACAGGCCGGAGATGGAAGCGGGGGTGGCCAGGCTGGCCAGGGCCGTCCATGCCCATGGCGGCCGGTTCGTGGTCCAGCTTGCCCACGCCGGCTGCCGGGCCGATCCGACCCTGTCCGGCGAGCCGGTGGTCGGGCCTTCGCCGCCCGCGACCCAGGACGCGCCGCCGTGCATGGCCATGAGCGCCGAGGATCTGGCCCGGTTCGAGGCCGCCTTTGGCGCGGCCGCCGCCCTGTGCCGTGACGCCGGGGCCGACGGTGTGCAGATCCACGCCGCCCACGGCTACGGCGTAAGCCAGTTTCTCTCCCCGCGCACCAACCGTCGCCTGGGGGCCTACGGCGGCGCTCTGGCCAACCGGGCCAGGCTTCTGCTCGAAACCATAGGCGCCATCCGGGGCCGGATCGGCAACGGTTATCCGGTCCTGGTCAAGATCAACAGCGAGGATTTCATCGAGGGCGGCATGACGGCCGAGGAAGGCCGGCAGGTCGTTTCCTGGCTCGAGGCCGCCGGCGCGGACGCGGTGGAACTTTCCGGCGGCACGCTGGATTCGGGCAAACTGGCGCCCGTGCGACCGGGGAAGCTCGCCATTCCCGACGGCGAGGCCTATTACCGGGAACAGGCCGCCGCGCTCAAAGCCCAGGGGATCGGCATCCCGCTTATTCTGGTCGGCGGCATACGCAGCCTGGAAACCGCCGAGGGGATTGTCGCCTCGGGCACGGCCGACATGGTCGCCCTGTCCCGGCCGCTGATCCGCGAGCCGGGCCTTATCGCGCGCTGGGAGTCCGGCGATGCCGCCCCTTCCGCCTGCGTCAGCGACAACGCCTGCTTCGTGCCCCTGCGCCGGGGCGAAGGCGTCTCCTGCCTGACCGAGATCCGGGAGAAGCGACGCAGGGCGTCGTAA
- a CDS encoding IS110 family transposase: protein MAGQALSQLQAFVEASQGRSFFVGLDVHKNSYFVALRRFDGVVHTLVMSASPQALIDKLAAVGVTVAMAASESGPTGFTLSRALTKAGIPNLVAAPSRIPRPVVWGAKTDRLDCVKLADYAAKGMLRPIAVPTEEQEAQRSLERRRHDLADDLRRVKLRIHSHLLFLGLTEPPNLKYWSKVAVASLLKLPMHQAARYTLESFVREMHAITSELSLVEQQLETICRQGEHDKVIKCLRTVPGVGPLIAATFRLELFQPERFSRAEEVTSYLGLAPMVRQSGESKGRARLRPVGQTKLRSLLVEAAWKWRAHDPKAQAWYHKLLGKSGLAQKAITALARKLAIILWRLSLEKRAYRFEAVMA from the coding sequence ATGGCAGGACAAGCGTTATCCCAACTTCAAGCGTTTGTGGAGGCTTCACAAGGTCGATCTTTTTTTGTCGGATTGGATGTCCATAAAAATAGTTATTTTGTTGCGTTACGTCGGTTTGATGGAGTCGTCCACACCTTGGTGATGTCGGCGAGCCCGCAGGCTCTGATCGACAAATTGGCCGCGGTGGGCGTCACCGTGGCCATGGCGGCCAGTGAATCCGGGCCGACCGGATTCACCCTGTCCAGAGCGCTCACAAAGGCAGGGATTCCCAATCTCGTGGCGGCTCCCAGTCGGATTCCCCGCCCCGTGGTCTGGGGCGCAAAAACAGACCGGCTCGATTGCGTCAAACTGGCCGATTACGCCGCCAAGGGGATGCTGCGTCCCATCGCCGTGCCGACCGAGGAGCAAGAAGCCCAGAGGAGCCTGGAGCGCCGACGACACGATCTGGCCGACGACCTGCGTCGTGTGAAACTTCGCATCCATTCCCATCTGCTTTTTTTGGGCCTTACCGAACCACCCAATCTGAAATACTGGAGCAAGGTCGCTGTAGCATCCCTGCTTAAACTGCCCATGCATCAGGCTGCCCGGTATACGCTGGAAAGTTTTGTGCGGGAGATGCATGCCATCACCAGCGAATTGTCCCTCGTTGAACAGCAACTTGAGACAATTTGCCGCCAGGGAGAGCATGACAAAGTCATCAAGTGCCTGCGCACCGTGCCCGGTGTGGGGCCGCTCATCGCCGCGACCTTCCGTCTGGAGTTGTTTCAGCCGGAACGTTTCAGCCGGGCCGAAGAGGTGACAAGCTATCTGGGACTTGCGCCCATGGTGCGCCAGAGCGGCGAGAGCAAGGGCCGGGCCAGGTTACGGCCCGTGGGGCAGACCAAACTGCGAAGTCTTTTAGTGGAGGCGGCCTGGAAATGGCGCGCACACGATCCGAAGGCTCAGGCCTGGTATCACAAGTTGCTGGGGAAAAGCGGCCTGGCCCAAAAGGCCATCACAGCCTTAGCTCGAAAACTGGCCATCATTTTGTGGCGGCTGAGCCTGGAGAAACGAGCGTACCGATTTGAGGCGGTTATGGCGTGA
- a CDS encoding radical SAM protein, with protein MRCPICERGCILEPGKTGLCGRYTLEDGGVGECYPDRYLIASPISVETIPLLHFHPGAPFFQISTVGCNFDCPGCIATVTAREMRPDSPALRHIPPEAVVDMAVEQGCRGIAFLMNDPLASYFTFLEVAREAKARGLLVGCASNAYFTEASLEPFLGLLDCINIGVKGISAARSRLCGGADPEVVLRNIRALVAAGVHVEVACMDRLDNRDDTRLLAATLADISPDMVLQMMRFVPIEDADPALEPAIADTEAFARELRRTLPFTYVFNTPGTRGLDTVCPSCGAPVVSRDFYGPMGARLVELAPGVSPDSLHCAACGADAALRGPAEPPVMREGAFQGGYPFTRALEIVESMCLAMGVDDQAEVVAVWEHLLAGRMLHQLHKDIQTIDGYMRLIREFGGVLGRDRAAGRLVDFLAGMIAPVCEGVAKADRRPRTFYAMGKPLFGLKGDRFENHLVGVAGGESLNTTLDLDGRPGRSITAETLRQLDPEVIFISSFISNNIGDFCRECRELGLGDVAAVREGRVYTAPVPSSDFGAPKWVLGLRFIASKLHPECFQFDSEADAAAYHGHVFGRNFPLASINRSFAKPSRDWKFVKAGPGSREENARGETL; from the coding sequence ATGCGCTGTCCCATTTGCGAACGCGGTTGTATCCTCGAACCCGGGAAAACGGGCCTTTGCGGCCGCTATACGCTGGAGGACGGCGGCGTCGGGGAGTGCTATCCGGACCGTTATCTGATCGCCAGCCCCATTTCCGTGGAGACCATCCCCTTGCTCCATTTCCATCCGGGCGCGCCGTTTTTCCAGATCAGCACCGTGGGCTGCAACTTCGATTGCCCCGGTTGCATCGCCACGGTCACGGCCCGGGAGATGCGGCCGGACAGCCCGGCCCTGCGCCATATCCCGCCCGAGGCCGTGGTGGACATGGCCGTGGAGCAGGGCTGCCGTGGGATCGCCTTTTTGATGAACGACCCGCTGGCGTCCTATTTCACCTTTCTGGAGGTGGCCAGGGAGGCCAAGGCGCGGGGGCTTCTGGTCGGCTGCGCCAGCAACGCCTATTTCACCGAGGCGTCCCTGGAACCGTTTCTCGGGCTTCTCGACTGCATCAACATCGGCGTCAAGGGCATCAGCGCCGCGCGGTCCAGGCTGTGTGGCGGGGCGGACCCGGAGGTGGTGCTGCGTAACATCCGGGCGCTCGTCGCGGCGGGCGTGCACGTGGAGGTCGCCTGCATGGACCGTCTGGACAACCGGGACGACACCCGGCTTCTGGCCGCGACCCTGGCGGATATTTCCCCCGACATGGTGCTCCAGATGATGCGCTTCGTGCCCATCGAGGACGCCGATCCGGCGCTTGAGCCGGCCATTGCCGACACCGAGGCCTTTGCCCGGGAACTGCGCCGGACACTGCCCTTCACCTACGTCTTCAACACGCCCGGCACACGCGGCCTGGACACGGTGTGCCCGTCGTGCGGCGCGCCGGTCGTTTCGCGCGATTTCTACGGCCCCATGGGGGCGCGGCTGGTCGAACTCGCCCCGGGCGTGTCGCCCGATTCCCTGCACTGCGCCGCCTGCGGGGCCGATGCGGCCCTGCGGGGGCCGGCGGAACCGCCGGTCATGCGCGAGGGGGCCTTTCAGGGCGGCTATCCGTTCACCCGGGCGCTCGAGATCGTGGAGTCCATGTGCCTGGCCATGGGCGTGGACGACCAGGCCGAGGTGGTCGCCGTATGGGAGCATCTGCTGGCGGGGCGCATGCTGCACCAGCTCCACAAGGACATCCAGACCATCGACGGCTACATGCGGCTGATCCGCGAGTTCGGCGGCGTGCTCGGCCGCGACCGGGCGGCCGGGCGACTGGTGGATTTCCTGGCGGGGATGATCGCGCCGGTATGCGAAGGTGTGGCCAAGGCCGACAGGCGTCCCCGGACCTTTTACGCCATGGGCAAGCCGCTGTTCGGCCTCAAGGGCGACCGGTTCGAAAATCATCTGGTGGGCGTGGCCGGCGGGGAAAGCCTCAACACCACCCTGGACCTCGATGGCCGGCCCGGCCGCTCCATCACGGCGGAAACACTACGACAGCTCGATCCCGAAGTGATCTTCATCTCGTCTTTTATCTCGAACAACATTGGCGATTTTTGCCGGGAGTGCCGGGAGCTTGGGCTCGGCGACGTGGCGGCCGTGCGCGAGGGACGCGTTTATACCGCGCCGGTGCCGTCGAGCGACTTCGGCGCGCCCAAGTGGGTGCTGGGGCTGCGGTTTATCGCCAGCAAGCTGCACCCGGAGTGTTTCCAGTTCGACAGCGAGGCGGACGCGGCGGCCTACCATGGCCATGTTTTCGGCCGCAACTTCCCGCTCGCGAGCATCAATCGGTCCTTTGCCAAGCCGAGCCGCGATTGGAAATTTGTGAAGGCGGGGCCGGGGAGCAGAGAAGAAAATGCGAGAGGGGAAACCCTTTAG
- a CDS encoding TOBE domain-containing protein: MKVSARNLIPGTVKSVNIGMVNAEVVIDAGGVEIVSVITKESAENMGLKAGAPVKAMIKATSIMVVTD, encoded by the coding sequence ATGAAAGTCAGCGCCCGCAATCTTATTCCCGGCACCGTGAAGTCCGTCAACATCGGCATGGTCAACGCCGAAGTCGTCATCGACGCCGGCGGCGTGGAAATCGTCTCCGTCATCACCAAGGAATCCGCCGAAAACATGGGCCTCAAGGCCGGCGCCCCGGTCAAGGCCATGATCAAGGCCACCAGCATCATGGTCGTCACCGACTAA
- a CDS encoding iron-containing alcohol dehydrogenase — MADWEKKIDIRKVFVLQPTRPTTYFGVGAVAKVGDILAALKAKGIDKVLVVTDSIAYTASGAWKSVKPALDAHVAWKHYDKVRPNPTYANCEEAAAMGTDFGAGAILAIGGGSAMDTAKTAAVLMKHPGKKAVDFYEKGTPIEDAAPLVLINTSHGTGSECDAFAVAQSDGEDKPAINSPHIYATFTIEDPALTATMPQKQTISTSIDAINHALEAATTITTTPYSIGLARDAIRHVATYLPTAIVEPGNLTARYWLMYASAIAGISFDLGLLHITHSMEHAMSTLNAGVTHGDGLGILMPAMVQEIYPAVPEVVAELFSPIIPGLVGKPSETDFVVAKLRDWCHGVGQSTSMAGYYTEADIPALVKTTMGSSLSKMLLPLAPIPVTEDVIARIFRNSI; from the coding sequence ATGGCAGACTGGGAAAAGAAAATCGATATCCGCAAGGTTTTCGTGCTCCAACCCACCCGGCCCACCACCTATTTCGGCGTGGGCGCCGTGGCCAAGGTCGGCGACATCCTCGCCGCCCTCAAAGCCAAAGGCATCGACAAGGTCCTCGTCGTCACCGATTCCATCGCCTACACGGCCAGCGGCGCCTGGAAAAGCGTCAAGCCGGCCCTGGACGCCCACGTCGCCTGGAAACACTACGACAAGGTCCGCCCCAACCCCACCTACGCCAACTGCGAGGAAGCCGCGGCCATGGGCACGGACTTCGGAGCCGGGGCCATCCTGGCCATCGGCGGCGGCAGCGCCATGGACACGGCCAAGACGGCCGCCGTGCTCATGAAGCATCCCGGCAAAAAAGCCGTGGATTTCTATGAAAAAGGAACGCCCATCGAAGACGCCGCGCCGCTGGTGCTCATCAACACCTCCCACGGCACGGGCTCGGAATGCGACGCCTTCGCCGTGGCCCAGTCCGACGGCGAGGACAAGCCGGCCATCAATTCGCCCCACATCTACGCCACCTTCACCATCGAGGACCCGGCGCTCACCGCCACCATGCCGCAAAAGCAGACCATCTCCACCTCCATCGACGCGATCAACCACGCCCTGGAAGCGGCCACCACCATCACCACCACGCCCTACTCCATCGGCCTGGCCCGCGACGCCATCCGCCACGTGGCCACCTATCTGCCCACGGCCATCGTGGAGCCCGGCAACCTGACCGCCCGCTACTGGCTCATGTACGCCTCGGCCATCGCCGGCATCAGCTTCGACCTGGGCCTGCTGCACATCACCCACTCCATGGAGCACGCCATGAGCACGCTCAACGCCGGCGTCACCCACGGCGACGGCCTCGGCATCCTCATGCCGGCCATGGTCCAGGAAATCTACCCGGCCGTGCCCGAGGTGGTGGCGGAACTCTTCTCGCCCATCATCCCGGGCCTCGTCGGCAAGCCCTCCGAAACCGACTTCGTGGTGGCCAAGCTGCGCGACTGGTGCCACGGCGTGGGCCAGTCCACCAGCATGGCCGGCTACTACACCGAGGCCGACATCCCGGCCCTGGTCAAAACCACCATGGGCTCGTCCCTGTCCAAAATGCTGCTGCCCCTGGCCCCCATCCCGGTCACCGAGGACGTGATCGCCCGTATCTTCCGCAATTCGATTTAG
- a CDS encoding 6-phosphofructo-2-kinase/fructose-2,6-bisphosphatase produces MARPSKLYIAMVGLPAMGKSTVGAKIKENLEKDDIKVGIFNNGDVRRRMIPGNTSNPDFYNPANTHAAGLRERIAAVNFAEAKAYLSTEGDIAILDATNVSRKRRETLRAHLPNHPILFIECINDDPELLALSIARKARLPEFAGLSEAEAKKSFVTRIGYYRHIYEPPDEAPDLVRLDTLNNRILSERISAGLPYYGRIRDLLMSDWIKNLFLVRHAESEYNVRDMVGGNSSLTDKGRKQAWGLSRHFIGTPLPYIFTSTLTRTLEMAEPLLETRKGQTTHHAFPEFDEIDVGECDGMSYAEIERTRPDLFAARTRNKYNFVYPHGEGYATMAGRVYRGVKKALYLSGNSEYIMIIGHQAVNRMILSDFLFRRAEDVPYIFIPQDKYFHIVSTQTKKLFELRKF; encoded by the coding sequence ATGGCCAGGCCGAGCAAGCTCTACATCGCCATGGTGGGGCTGCCGGCCATGGGCAAGTCCACTGTGGGCGCCAAGATCAAGGAGAACCTGGAAAAAGACGACATCAAGGTCGGAATTTTCAACAACGGCGACGTGCGCCGGCGCATGATCCCGGGCAACACGTCCAATCCCGATTTCTACAACCCGGCCAACACCCATGCGGCCGGGCTGCGGGAGCGCATCGCGGCGGTCAATTTCGCCGAGGCCAAGGCCTACCTGTCCACCGAAGGCGACATCGCCATCCTCGACGCCACCAACGTCTCCCGCAAACGGCGGGAGACGTTGCGGGCCCATCTGCCCAACCATCCCATTTTATTCATCGAGTGCATCAACGACGACCCGGAGCTTCTGGCCCTGTCCATCGCCCGCAAGGCCAGGCTCCCGGAATTCGCCGGCCTGTCCGAGGCCGAAGCCAAGAAAAGCTTCGTGACCCGCATCGGCTACTACCGCCACATCTACGAACCGCCGGACGAGGCCCCCGATCTGGTGCGGCTGGATACGCTGAATAACCGCATCCTGTCCGAGCGCATCTCGGCCGGCCTGCCCTACTACGGCCGCATCCGCGACCTGCTCATGTCCGACTGGATCAAGAACCTGTTTCTCGTGCGCCACGCCGAAAGCGAATACAATGTGCGCGACATGGTGGGCGGCAATTCGAGCCTGACCGACAAGGGGCGCAAGCAGGCCTGGGGGCTCTCGCGCCATTTCATCGGCACGCCGCTCCCGTACATTTTCACCAGCACGCTGACCCGCACCCTGGAAATGGCCGAGCCGCTCCTGGAGACGCGCAAGGGCCAGACCACCCACCACGCCTTCCCGGAATTCGACGAGATCGACGTGGGCGAGTGCGACGGCATGAGCTACGCCGAGATCGAACGCACCCGGCCGGATCTGTTCGCGGCCCGGACCCGCAACAAATACAACTTCGTGTATCCCCACGGCGAGGGCTATGCCACCATGGCCGGCCGGGTCTACCGGGGCGTGAAAAAGGCCCTCTACCTAAGCGGCAATTCCGAGTACATCATGATTATCGGCCACCAGGCCGTCAACCGCATGATCCTCTCGGATTTCCTGTTCCGCCGGGCCGAGGACGTTCCCTACATCTTCATCCCCCAGGACAAGTACTTCCACATCGTTTCGACCCAGACCAAAAAGCTGTTCGAACTCAGAAAATTCTAG
- a CDS encoding U32 family peptidase, protein MTEAKKPEILAPAGDPYSYLAAVAAGADAIYCGLKHFSARMLARNFSISELAGLAELARGRGVRTYVAINTLLKPDEADKAGRLVKRLVADVGPEALIVQDLGVAAVARQAGYKGELHLSTLANVSSATGLGALPGYSFSRVVLPRELSVDEIREMAEAAPQGLSLEVFIHGALCYNVSGRCYWSSFLGGKSGLRGRCVQPCRRIYTHRGQKGRYFSCQDLSLDVLTKALLTIPEVTSWKIEGRKKGPHYVYHTVAAYKLLRDFADDASAKKMALEFLEQSLGRATTNYNFLPQRPKNPIDAKERTGSGLPAGKLTRGMKPGQWNLSARVTLMTGDLVRLGTEDEPGHRIIKVTRPVPKGGRLTLTISDAPRPESGMPAYLIDRREPALMDKLRPLQAELERLPEREAKAVEFSPAMPKPRKPARGEPLSISVWRHPDMRKEKGPFGVWVSTKRAHNLPLGRAASVWWWLPPVVWPDEESEFVSLVAAICSRGGKRFVLGAPWQTGLFPTGAKGLELWAGPFCNIANPIAIGELGRAGFAGAFVSPELSGEDMLALPKLSPLPLGIVHKGAWPLGLSRVLSGEIKTCLPVISPKEEGFWAVKYDRTYWLYANWEVDLHKHREELVRAGYSVFVDLREPMPRDVERRERTSHFNWEVGLL, encoded by the coding sequence ATGACCGAGGCGAAAAAGCCTGAAATCCTGGCCCCTGCGGGGGATCCCTATTCGTATCTGGCGGCCGTGGCCGCCGGAGCCGACGCTATCTACTGCGGGCTCAAGCACTTCTCCGCCCGCATGCTGGCCCGCAATTTTTCCATCTCCGAGCTGGCCGGCCTGGCCGAGCTGGCCCGGGGCCGCGGCGTGCGCACCTACGTGGCCATAAACACCCTGCTCAAGCCCGACGAGGCGGACAAGGCCGGCCGGCTGGTCAAACGCCTCGTCGCCGACGTCGGCCCGGAAGCGCTCATCGTCCAGGACCTGGGCGTGGCAGCGGTCGCCCGGCAGGCCGGCTACAAGGGCGAACTGCACCTGTCCACCCTGGCCAACGTCTCGAGCGCGACCGGCCTTGGCGCCCTGCCCGGCTACTCCTTTTCCCGCGTGGTCCTGCCCCGGGAACTCTCCGTGGACGAGATCCGCGAGATGGCCGAGGCCGCGCCCCAGGGCCTTAGCCTGGAAGTCTTCATCCACGGCGCGCTGTGCTACAACGTCTCGGGCCGCTGCTACTGGAGCAGCTTCCTCGGCGGCAAATCCGGGCTTCGCGGCCGTTGCGTCCAGCCCTGCCGCCGCATCTACACCCACCGGGGCCAGAAGGGCCGTTATTTCTCCTGCCAGGACTTAAGCCTCGACGTCCTGACCAAGGCGCTTTTGACCATCCCGGAAGTGACGTCTTGGAAGATCGAGGGCCGCAAAAAGGGCCCCCACTACGTCTACCATACGGTCGCGGCCTACAAGCTGTTGCGCGACTTCGCCGACGACGCCTCGGCCAAGAAGATGGCCCTGGAATTTCTGGAACAGTCCCTCGGCCGGGCCACCACCAACTACAATTTCCTGCCCCAGCGCCCCAAGAACCCCATCGACGCCAAGGAGCGCACCGGCTCGGGCCTGCCCGCCGGCAAGCTCACCCGGGGCATGAAGCCCGGGCAATGGAACCTGTCGGCCCGGGTGACGCTCATGACCGGCGACCTGGTGCGCCTCGGCACCGAGGACGAACCCGGCCACCGCATCATCAAGGTGACGCGGCCCGTGCCCAAGGGCGGCCGGCTCACCCTGACCATAAGCGACGCCCCGCGCCCCGAATCCGGCATGCCGGCCTACCTCATCGACCGCCGCGAACCCGCGCTCATGGACAAGCTGCGCCCCTTGCAGGCCGAGCTTGAACGCCTGCCCGAGCGCGAGGCCAAAGCCGTGGAATTCTCCCCCGCCATGCCGAAGCCCAGAAAGCCGGCCCGGGGCGAACCGCTTTCCATAAGCGTGTGGCGGCATCCCGACATGCGCAAGGAAAAGGGGCCGTTTGGCGTCTGGGTTTCCACCAAGCGGGCGCACAACCTGCCGCTCGGCCGGGCCGCCTCGGTGTGGTGGTGGCTGCCGCCTGTTGTGTGGCCGGATGAGGAAAGCGAATTCGTCAGCCTGGTTGCGGCCATCTGTTCGCGCGGCGGCAAGCGGTTCGTGCTCGGCGCGCCGTGGCAGACCGGGCTTTTCCCGACCGGGGCCAAGGGACTGGAGCTGTGGGCCGGCCCGTTTTGCAACATCGCCAACCCCATCGCCATCGGCGAACTGGGGCGTGCCGGATTCGCCGGGGCCTTCGTTTCGCCGGAACTTTCCGGCGAGGACATGCTCGCCCTGCCGAAGCTCTCGCCCTTGCCGCTCGGCATCGTGCACAAGGGGGCCTGGCCGCTCGGACTTTCCCGGGTGCTTTCCGGCGAGATCAAGACCTGCCTGCCGGTGATCAGTCCCAAGGAAGAAGGCTTTTGGGCCGTCAAGTACGACCGCACCTATTGGCTCTACGCCAACTGGGAGGTCGACCTGCACAAGCACCGCGAGGAGCTGGTCAGGGCCGGCTACAGCGTGTTCGTGGACCTGCGCGAGCCCATGCCCAGGGATGTGGAGCGGCGCGAACGCACCAGCCATTTCAACTGGGAAGTAGGGTTGCTCTAA
- a CDS encoding pyridoxal phosphate-dependent aminotransferase, translating into MQLVTEQIERYLSGGAWIRKIFEQGLELKKRYGEEAVCDFSLGNPDLPPPPVIGQCLAELSGQMDKPFALGYMPNPGYPEVRAALAEHLRKEQDGAPITAGDVILTCGAAGGINVFFRTVLTPGDVVLCPSPYFVEYDFYAANHGATLTTVPTKPDTFELDIPAMEAAITPRTQVVMINSPNNPTGQIYSKETLIELSAMLTRQNAGRDRPIYLLADEPYRFLAYDGATVPSVLPLYPYSLVIGSFSKNMSLPGERVGFVVVSPDMPGREKLVAGMVFANRIMGFVNAPAVGQALLLRALGQEVDRGIYERRRKAMAGVLTRSGYSFFMPRGAFYFFPKSPIPDEVAFVERLAAERVLAVPGRGFGLPGHFRLAFCVDEAVINRAEAGFAKAMAG; encoded by the coding sequence ATGCAACTGGTGACCGAACAGATAGAGCGGTATTTGTCGGGCGGTGCCTGGATTCGCAAGATTTTCGAGCAGGGCCTGGAGCTCAAGAAGCGGTACGGCGAAGAGGCCGTCTGCGATTTTTCCCTGGGCAACCCCGACCTGCCGCCGCCGCCCGTCATCGGCCAGTGTCTGGCCGAATTGTCCGGCCAGATGGATAAGCCCTTTGCCCTGGGTTACATGCCCAACCCCGGCTATCCCGAGGTGCGGGCCGCCCTGGCCGAGCATCTGCGCAAGGAACAGGACGGCGCGCCCATAACCGCCGGCGACGTGATCCTCACCTGCGGCGCGGCCGGCGGCATCAACGTTTTTTTCAGGACCGTGCTGACGCCCGGCGACGTGGTCCTTTGCCCCTCGCCGTATTTCGTGGAATACGACTTCTACGCCGCCAACCACGGCGCAACCCTGACCACCGTGCCGACCAAACCCGACACCTTCGAGCTGGACATCCCGGCCATGGAGGCGGCCATCACCCCCCGCACCCAGGTGGTCATGATCAACTCCCCCAACAACCCCACCGGCCAGATCTATTCCAAGGAAACGCTGATCGAGCTTTCGGCCATGCTCACCCGCCAGAACGCGGGCCGCGACCGGCCGATCTATCTGCTGGCCGACGAGCCGTACCGCTTTCTGGCCTACGACGGCGCGACCGTGCCGTCGGTGCTGCCGCTCTATCCGTATTCCCTGGTCATCGGCTCCTTTTCCAAAAACATGTCCCTGCCGGGCGAGCGGGTCGGGTTCGTCGTGGTCTCGCCGGACATGCCGGGCCGGGAAAAGCTCGTGGCCGGCATGGTCTTCGCCAACCGCATCATGGGCTTCGTCAACGCCCCGGCCGTGGGCCAGGCGCTTTTGCTGCGCGCCCTTGGCCAGGAAGTGGACCGCGGCATCTACGAACGCCGGCGCAAGGCCATGGCCGGGGTGCTGACCCGGTCGGGGTATTCGTTTTTCATGCCGCGCGGGGCGTTTTATTTCTTTCCCAAATCGCCCATCCCGGACGAAGTGGCCTTCGTGGAACGCCTCGCGGCCGAGCGGGTGCTGGCCGTGCCGGGGCGCGGATTCGGGCTGCCGGGCCACTTCCGGCTGGCCTTTTGCGTGGACGAGGCGGTCATCAACCGGGCCGAGGCGGGCTTCGCCAAAGCCATGGCCGGATAA
- a CDS encoding RNA-binding protein, whose protein sequence is MSKKLYVGNLPFSTNEDEIRTLFASYGDVESVNLIVDRETGRLRGFGFVEMTPEGADAAMEALDGKPFGGRDLRVNEAQERQPRTGGSGGPRRNSW, encoded by the coding sequence ATGTCCAAGAAACTCTACGTCGGCAACCTTCCTTTTTCCACCAATGAAGACGAAATCCGCACTCTCTTCGCCAGCTATGGCGATGTGGAGTCGGTCAACCTGATCGTTGACCGCGAGACCGGCCGCCTGCGCGGCTTCGGCTTCGTGGAAATGACCCCTGAAGGTGCCGATGCCGCCATGGAAGCCCTTGACGGCAAGCCTTTCGGCGGCCGCGACCTGCGCGTCAACGAGGCGCAGGAGCGTCAGCCCCGTACCGGCGGTTCCGGCGGTCCCCGTCGCAACAGCTGGTAG